In Stieleria varia, one genomic interval encodes:
- the hisH gene encoding imidazole glycerol phosphate synthase subunit HisH, whose protein sequence is MITIVDYQMGNLRSVQKGIERIGGSARISSDPHEIASAEKLVLPGVGAFGDAMAELRRRDLCSAIKDFVATDRPFLGICLGLQLLFEKGFEHGTHDGLGILPGEVVRFELPEKYKVPHMGWNTVTKCSDSPLLADVSDGTHFYFVHSYFVRPADESVVALRCDYGGPFCAMVWQDNLYATQFHPEKSQADGLALLAAFNGLSTQSKVTAE, encoded by the coding sequence ATGATCACAATCGTCGACTATCAAATGGGGAACCTTCGCAGTGTGCAGAAGGGGATCGAGCGGATCGGAGGGTCGGCTCGGATTTCGTCGGATCCCCACGAAATCGCATCCGCGGAGAAGCTGGTCCTGCCCGGCGTCGGCGCGTTTGGCGATGCCATGGCGGAATTACGGCGGCGAGACCTCTGTTCGGCGATCAAGGATTTTGTGGCGACGGACCGGCCATTCTTGGGAATTTGTCTTGGGCTACAGTTGCTGTTCGAGAAAGGATTTGAGCACGGAACACACGATGGTCTGGGGATCTTGCCCGGCGAAGTCGTTCGGTTTGAATTGCCGGAGAAATACAAGGTGCCCCACATGGGATGGAACACGGTCACCAAGTGTTCGGATTCGCCATTGCTGGCCGATGTCTCCGACGGCACACACTTTTATTTTGTGCACTCCTACTTCGTTCGGCCTGCGGATGAATCCGTCGTGGCGCTGCGGTGCGACTACGGGGGGCCTTTTTGCGCCATGGTTTGGCAAGACAATCTTTACGCGACGCAGTTTCACCCTGAGAAGAGCCAAGCCGACGGTTTGGCCTTGCTCGCTGCGTTCAATGGTCTTTCCACCCAGAGC
- a CDS encoding sigma-54-dependent transcriptional regulator: MSESANILLVDDDRHLVQSMAEWLRELSHDVAVAQSVSEAKQKQTQQPFDLVITDLRLGNEDGFELIHHTHQHHPNTTVLVMTGYATPATAVEAVRAGAFDLLTKPLIDDELSLAIERAVSQRDITQENERLRQQLDKRSGLENILSHDYRMMKIFDVVDSVADARASILITGENGTGKSMIARAIHARSSRRGKPFVEVACGALPDNLLESELFGHVKGAFTGANHDREGKFQLADGGTLFLDEIATASQAMQVKLLRVLQELQFEQLGGTKTHTVDTRVILATNEDLTRAVAKGTFRQDLYYRVNVVNIVLPALRERAGDIPLLVNHFLREAAQTCGRDVSGFDHQAIRLMQAYHWPGNVRQLQNVVERAVLLSRDGRLTVEDLPPELTGKSDGFTDFGAMPLQSTAGSATPAAQHSTSHHIPCVFNGKSLREALEAPEREIILQALRQYNWNRAATADVLEINRTTLYKKMKRLGLDDPRLQFSGETL, from the coding sequence ATGTCTGAGTCAGCCAACATCCTGCTCGTCGATGACGACCGTCATTTGGTCCAGTCCATGGCCGAGTGGCTGCGCGAGCTCTCTCACGATGTGGCTGTCGCCCAAAGCGTCTCAGAAGCGAAACAAAAACAAACGCAGCAGCCGTTTGATTTGGTGATCACAGACCTGCGATTGGGTAACGAAGATGGATTTGAGCTGATCCATCACACTCACCAGCATCATCCCAACACAACTGTCCTGGTGATGACGGGTTACGCGACGCCCGCGACAGCGGTGGAAGCGGTTCGCGCGGGGGCGTTCGACTTGCTCACCAAGCCACTCATCGACGACGAACTGAGTCTGGCGATCGAGCGAGCCGTCTCGCAACGCGACATCACTCAGGAAAACGAGCGACTGCGTCAACAATTGGACAAACGCAGCGGCCTGGAAAACATCCTCAGCCACGACTATCGAATGATGAAAATCTTTGATGTCGTCGACAGTGTGGCGGATGCCCGTGCGTCGATCCTGATCACGGGAGAAAACGGAACCGGCAAGAGCATGATCGCGCGGGCGATTCACGCACGCAGCTCACGTCGAGGCAAACCGTTCGTTGAAGTCGCCTGCGGAGCGTTGCCCGACAATTTGCTCGAGAGCGAGCTGTTCGGACACGTCAAAGGTGCCTTTACCGGCGCGAATCATGATCGCGAGGGCAAGTTCCAATTGGCCGACGGAGGGACGCTGTTCCTCGACGAGATCGCAACGGCATCCCAAGCCATGCAGGTCAAACTGCTGCGTGTGCTGCAAGAGTTGCAGTTCGAGCAATTGGGCGGAACCAAAACACACACCGTCGACACACGCGTGATCTTGGCGACGAACGAAGACCTGACGCGTGCGGTCGCCAAGGGAACCTTCCGACAAGACCTGTACTATCGCGTCAACGTCGTCAACATCGTCTTACCCGCGCTGCGAGAACGTGCGGGAGACATTCCTCTGTTGGTGAATCACTTCCTACGCGAAGCCGCCCAGACTTGCGGACGCGACGTCTCTGGTTTTGATCATCAAGCCATCCGTCTCATGCAAGCCTATCACTGGCCGGGCAATGTTCGCCAACTACAAAACGTGGTCGAGCGCGCGGTCCTGCTCTCGCGTGACGGGCGATTGACGGTGGAGGATTTGCCGCCAGAGCTGACAGGCAAGTCAGACGGCTTCACGGACTTCGGCGCCATGCCGCTTCAGTCCACCGCCGGCTCCGCTACCCCGGCAGCCCAACACTCAACGAGTCATCACATCCCGTGTGTCTTCAACGGCAAGAGTTTGCGAGAAGCGTTGGAAGCCCCCGAGCGTGAAATCATCCTGCAAGCGCTCCGGCAGTACAACTGGAACCGCGCTGCAACGGCCGACGTTCTGGAAATCAACCGGACGACGCTCTACAAAAAAATGAAGCGTCTGGGGCTGGACGACCCACGACTGCAGTTCTCCGGCGAAACGCTGTAG
- a CDS encoding response regulator transcription factor, translating to MPLQALIVDDHEAVREGLVNMFEGTSVQIAGKAGDSQEAMSLIPSLASEPGLLDIVLLDVQMPSEDGLTTLVKIRADYPALPIVMLSAYDNPIYVARASANGAHDFVLKSDPPPLIIRAISYAVERSGPHPDGLLYQIRSTLQAPVDTRVLPPEFPLTSREAQVLRHVAMGLSNREIASSLEISVETVKEHVQNILRKTNSSDRTDAAVRAVRFGLVN from the coding sequence ATGCCGCTGCAAGCGTTGATCGTTGACGATCACGAGGCCGTGCGAGAAGGTTTGGTCAACATGTTCGAGGGAACTTCTGTGCAAATTGCCGGTAAAGCCGGCGATTCGCAGGAGGCGATGTCGCTTATCCCGAGTTTGGCGAGTGAACCCGGCCTATTGGATATCGTGCTGCTAGATGTCCAAATGCCCAGCGAAGACGGGTTGACCACGCTGGTCAAGATTCGGGCTGACTACCCGGCTCTACCCATTGTGATGCTCAGCGCGTATGACAATCCCATCTACGTGGCGCGGGCCAGTGCAAACGGAGCTCATGATTTTGTGCTGAAATCCGATCCACCTCCGTTGATCATTCGAGCAATCAGCTATGCGGTCGAGCGATCCGGGCCTCACCCTGACGGATTGCTGTATCAGATTCGCAGTACGCTGCAGGCTCCCGTGGACACCAGGGTCTTGCCACCTGAATTTCCGCTGACGTCGCGTGAAGCGCAGGTGTTGCGACATGTGGCGATGGGGCTGAGCAATCGAGAAATCGCCAGTTCCCTGGAAATCAGTGTGGAAACGGTCAAGGAACACGTGCAAAACATTCTGCGAAAAACGAATTCGTCGGATCGGACCGATGCCGCGGTCCGCGCCGTTCGATTCGGCCTAGTCAACTGA